One genomic window of Moorella glycerini includes the following:
- a CDS encoding YebC/PmpR family DNA-binding transcriptional regulator: protein MSGHSKWANIKHRKAKADEKRGRLFTKIGREIIIAARQGGGDPEGNPRLKAAIARAKEVNMPNENIQRAIMRGTGEIEGAAYEEMVYEGYGPGGVAMLLNIATDNRNRTASEIRYIFSRNGGNLGESGCVAWMFNPKGVISVEVPVGETREELILQAIEAGAEDVDDSDAEALEIKTAPEDLERVKKALQEAGAAITSAAIEMVPQTTVTIDDPEMAAKIMRLVDRLEDHDDVQAVYTNADIPAAIMEQVEL, encoded by the coding sequence ATGTCCGGACATTCCAAGTGGGCCAATATAAAACATCGTAAGGCCAAGGCCGATGAAAAGCGGGGCCGCCTCTTTACCAAAATAGGGCGGGAGATTATCATCGCCGCCCGGCAGGGAGGCGGTGACCCGGAAGGTAACCCGCGTTTGAAGGCAGCCATCGCCCGGGCCAAGGAAGTCAATATGCCCAATGAGAATATCCAGCGGGCCATTATGCGCGGTACCGGCGAGATTGAAGGCGCAGCCTATGAAGAAATGGTTTATGAAGGCTATGGCCCCGGTGGAGTAGCCATGCTGCTTAATATTGCCACTGACAACCGCAACCGCACGGCTTCCGAAATCCGGTATATCTTTTCCCGCAACGGCGGCAACCTGGGGGAAAGCGGCTGTGTAGCCTGGATGTTTAACCCCAAGGGCGTCATTAGCGTAGAAGTCCCGGTGGGAGAAACCAGGGAAGAATTAATCCTCCAGGCCATTGAGGCCGGGGCTGAAGATGTTGATGATAGTGATGCCGAAGCCCTGGAAATAAAGACGGCTCCCGAGGACCTGGAGAGGGTAAAGAAAGCCCTGCAGGAAGCCGGGGCGGCCATCACCAGCGCCGCAATAGAAATGGTACCCCAGACGACAGTAACCATTGACGACCCGGAAATGGCCGCTAAAATCATGCGCCTGGTGGACCGCCTGGAGGATCACGATGACGTCCAGGCAGTCTATACCAACGCCGACATTCCTGCTGCCATTATGGAGCAAGTGGAGTTATAA
- the ruvA gene encoding Holliday junction branch migration protein RuvA, whose amino-acid sequence MIGYLRGQLRQVMPEGILVETGGIGWFVRTPPAQSWPPPGTEVAVYTHLVVREDALELYGFTRPEGLRFFTLLLGVAGIGPRGALQILAAAAPEQLARAIVAEDTAFLTALPGIGAKKARRLLLELKDAILKSGLAGETRATARVAWDGGAGDNDEALAALLALGYSRDEISPVLARVKAELGPEADTAAVLQGVLKTIGRGGGAD is encoded by the coding sequence GTGATTGGTTACTTGCGCGGCCAGTTACGCCAGGTAATGCCGGAAGGTATTTTGGTGGAAACCGGGGGCATCGGCTGGTTCGTCCGTACACCGCCCGCGCAATCCTGGCCGCCCCCGGGGACAGAGGTTGCTGTCTATACCCACCTGGTAGTCAGGGAAGACGCCCTGGAGCTGTACGGCTTTACCCGGCCCGAGGGGCTAAGGTTTTTTACCCTTTTGCTGGGGGTGGCCGGCATTGGACCCCGCGGTGCCCTCCAGATCCTGGCGGCAGCGGCTCCGGAACAGCTGGCGCGGGCTATTGTTGCCGAAGATACTGCCTTCCTGACTGCCCTGCCCGGCATCGGGGCCAAGAAGGCCAGACGCCTGCTCCTGGAATTAAAAGATGCCATTTTAAAATCCGGCCTGGCCGGTGAGACCAGGGCAACGGCCAGGGTGGCCTGGGATGGCGGGGCCGGCGATAATGATGAAGCCCTGGCCGCCCTCCTGGCCCTGGGCTACAGCCGGGATGAGATAAGCCCGGTCCTGGCCAGGGTTAAGGCGGAACTGGGGCCGGAGGCTGATACAGCGGCCGTCCTCCAGGGAGTGTTGAAAACTATTGGCCGGGGAGGTGGGGCTGATTGA
- a CDS encoding DUF2905 domain-containing protein: MGDWSFFGKMLLGMGLLIALMGLILLGMGKLFSFGRLPGDIYIQKGNFTFYFPLLSSLLLSLILTIVLNLIFRR; the protein is encoded by the coding sequence GTGGGCGACTGGAGTTTTTTCGGCAAAATGCTGCTGGGGATGGGGCTACTAATTGCCCTGATGGGTTTAATCCTTCTTGGGATGGGTAAACTCTTTTCCTTCGGGCGCCTGCCGGGGGACATTTACATCCAGAAGGGCAACTTCACCTTCTATTTCCCCTTACTCAGTTCCCTCCTCTTAAGCCTCATCCTGACCATCGTCTTAAACTTAATCTTCCGCCGTTAG
- the ruvB gene encoding Holliday junction branch migration DNA helicase RuvB: protein MTAERLLAGNLHREDEELEVSLRPRRLAEYIGQEHVKETLSIFIQAARERGEALDHVLLYGPPGLGKTTLAGIIAHELGVSLRVTSGPALERAGDLAAILTNLQPRDVLFIDEVHRLPRQVEEILYPAMEDFALDIILGKGPGARSIRLDLPPFTLVGATTRAGLLSSPLRDRFGISSRLEFYRLEELEQIILRAATILQVGIEPEGAREIACRARGTPRVANRLLKRVRDYAEVRAGGIITREVAREALELLQVDSLGLDSSDRRLLLTLIKKFNGGPVGLETLAAAISEEPDTIEDVYEPFLLQHGFIQRTPRGRMATPRAYEHLGIARLDHLF from the coding sequence TTGACGGCAGAGCGTTTGCTGGCCGGGAACCTGCACCGGGAAGACGAAGAGCTGGAAGTGAGCTTGCGCCCGCGCCGCCTGGCCGAATATATCGGCCAGGAGCATGTCAAGGAAACATTGAGCATCTTTATCCAGGCGGCCCGGGAGCGGGGGGAAGCCCTGGATCACGTCCTGCTCTACGGCCCGCCCGGCCTGGGGAAGACCACCCTGGCCGGGATTATTGCCCATGAGCTGGGGGTAAGTTTAAGGGTTACCTCGGGGCCGGCCCTGGAACGAGCCGGAGACCTGGCCGCCATTCTTACCAATTTACAGCCCCGGGACGTCCTCTTTATTGATGAAGTCCACCGCCTGCCCCGCCAGGTGGAGGAGATCCTGTACCCGGCCATGGAAGATTTTGCCCTGGATATTATCCTGGGTAAAGGCCCCGGCGCCCGCTCCATCCGCCTGGATTTACCCCCCTTTACCCTGGTGGGTGCTACCACCAGGGCCGGGTTGTTGTCTTCGCCATTAAGGGATCGCTTTGGCATTAGTTCCCGCCTGGAGTTTTACCGGTTGGAGGAGCTGGAGCAAATTATTCTCCGGGCGGCAACCATCCTGCAGGTAGGTATTGAACCTGAAGGGGCCAGGGAGATTGCCTGCCGCGCCCGGGGAACGCCCCGGGTGGCCAACCGCCTGCTGAAAAGGGTGCGGGATTACGCCGAAGTCCGCGCCGGGGGGATCATTACCAGGGAGGTAGCCAGGGAAGCTTTAGAACTCCTGCAAGTCGACTCCTTAGGCCTGGACAGCTCCGACCGCCGCCTGTTGTTAACCCTCATCAAGAAATTTAACGGTGGCCCGGTGGGCCTGGAAACCCTGGCGGCGGCCATCAGTGAAGAGCCGGATACCATAGAGGATGTCTACGAGCCATTTTTGCTCCAGCACGGCTTTATCCAGCGCACCCCCCGGGGGCGCATGGCCACACCCAGGGCCTACGAGCACCTGGGGATAGCCCGGCTGGACCATTTATTTTGA
- the sigI gene encoding RNA polymerase sigma factor SigI, whose amino-acid sequence MPPEADPNQLLLQARNGDAGAREELIRRFTPFILAVVSRVTGHFIRLGEDDEASVGLMAFNEAIDSFRPGGGSNFLTLAETIIRRRLVDYFRREGRHRRVLSLQALENETAATVDPLGGEEINMVNELADRRREIERYREELAKFGITFKDLVKASPQHRDARDRALAAARVVAANPLFSQYLRERKALPLKALVKSVETSRKTLERHRKYIIAAALMLMGDYEYLADYIGQSKRGGQDA is encoded by the coding sequence GTGCCACCGGAAGCAGACCCCAACCAGTTACTGCTTCAGGCGAGGAACGGGGATGCCGGGGCCAGGGAGGAATTAATCCGCCGCTTTACCCCCTTTATCCTGGCCGTCGTTTCCAGGGTAACGGGTCATTTTATCCGCCTGGGGGAAGATGACGAGGCTAGCGTCGGCCTGATGGCCTTTAACGAAGCCATCGATAGTTTCCGCCCGGGCGGTGGCTCCAACTTTTTAACCCTGGCCGAGACCATTATCCGCCGCCGTTTAGTTGACTATTTTCGCCGGGAAGGGCGGCACCGGCGGGTGCTGTCCTTACAGGCCCTGGAGAACGAAACGGCAGCCACCGTCGATCCCCTGGGCGGGGAAGAGATAAATATGGTCAACGAACTGGCCGACCGGCGCCGGGAAATAGAGCGCTACCGGGAAGAACTAGCTAAATTTGGCATAACCTTCAAGGACCTGGTCAAGGCCAGCCCCCAGCACCGGGACGCCCGTGACCGGGCCCTGGCAGCCGCCCGGGTAGTGGCAGCCAACCCCCTCTTCAGCCAGTACCTCCGGGAACGCAAAGCTTTGCCCCTGAAAGCCCTGGTAAAATCCGTGGAAACCAGCCGCAAAACCCTGGAGCGCCACCGCAAATATATTATCGCCGCAGCACTCATGCTGATGGGCGATTATGAATACCTGGCAGACTACATAGGTCAAAGCAAAAGGGGTGGTCAGGATGCTTGA
- a CDS encoding SpoIID/LytB domain-containing protein: MGNKIFPRGLAVALLVALFLVLATIPAGAVSKGDAPVIRVLLDGELAQVDFQVEQGSYQLIDGYSGKEISPVKAGEKWTVKKTGVDWQLIREGTPLPGTFGGPIQLKARDDGALNLFRYQGQRYRGSLNILKGDNGLMAINTLDLEQYLYGVVGREMPASAGIEALKAQAVIARSYAVTRLKPAALYDVTDDTTTQVYGGYEAEVNYGPYRDKVIQAVDATRGQVIYYDGKVIEAYFHANAGGYTEDSENVWSNPLPYLRGVPSPEDEWALRYPYQAANGWPANNYSWTITLTRQQVQEKVNAWLAGQGQGATGDVVDLVLSRLRRDEQEETVSGRVTRMDIRTTTGTASAFRDGIRAVFGRDVLKSTLFNVQMDSTVYIVDGSGGQRAVNYGAELVALGAGGVMNAPNGAAGEYMVAGRDGTRSVPKMFRQVVFQGRGNGHGLGLSQWGAMGMAEKGYTYQQIIEHYYNQDRFDGRLKIAPL, from the coding sequence TTGGGAAATAAAATCTTCCCGCGAGGACTAGCGGTTGCTCTCCTGGTTGCTTTGTTCCTGGTTTTGGCAACCATACCGGCAGGTGCCGTCTCTAAAGGGGACGCACCAGTAATCCGGGTCTTGCTCGATGGCGAACTGGCGCAGGTGGACTTCCAGGTAGAGCAGGGGAGTTACCAGTTAATTGATGGCTACAGCGGTAAAGAAATCAGCCCGGTAAAGGCGGGAGAAAAGTGGACGGTAAAAAAAACCGGCGTCGATTGGCAATTAATCCGGGAGGGCACGCCGCTGCCGGGTACCTTCGGCGGCCCTATCCAGCTTAAGGCCAGGGACGACGGGGCTTTAAATCTCTTCCGCTACCAGGGGCAGCGTTATCGAGGTAGCTTAAATATTCTCAAGGGGGACAATGGCCTGATGGCCATCAATACCCTGGACCTGGAACAATACCTCTACGGCGTGGTGGGCAGGGAAATGCCGGCCAGTGCCGGCATCGAGGCCCTCAAGGCCCAGGCTGTGATTGCCCGTTCCTATGCCGTCACCAGGTTGAAACCGGCCGCCCTATATGATGTCACCGATGATACCACGACGCAGGTCTATGGCGGTTATGAAGCCGAGGTCAACTACGGTCCTTACCGCGATAAAGTCATTCAAGCCGTTGATGCTACCCGCGGGCAGGTAATCTACTATGACGGCAAGGTTATCGAGGCCTACTTTCATGCCAATGCCGGTGGTTATACCGAGGACAGCGAGAATGTCTGGAGCAATCCCCTGCCCTACCTGCGCGGGGTACCATCGCCGGAGGATGAGTGGGCTTTAAGGTATCCCTACCAGGCGGCCAACGGCTGGCCGGCCAATAATTATTCCTGGACCATAACCCTGACCCGGCAGCAGGTCCAGGAAAAAGTTAATGCCTGGCTGGCCGGGCAGGGCCAGGGGGCAACTGGGGATGTTGTTGACCTGGTTCTTTCCCGCCTGCGCAGGGACGAACAGGAGGAAACGGTTTCCGGCCGGGTCACCAGGATGGACATCCGCACGACCACCGGAACGGCCTCAGCCTTCCGGGACGGCATCCGGGCCGTTTTCGGCCGGGATGTTCTAAAAAGCACTTTATTTAATGTGCAGATGGATTCTACAGTCTACATCGTCGACGGTTCCGGCGGGCAGCGTGCCGTGAATTACGGTGCCGAGCTGGTAGCCCTGGGAGCCGGCGGGGTGATGAATGCCCCCAACGGCGCCGCCGGGGAGTATATGGTAGCCGGCCGGGATGGTACCCGCAGCGTGCCGAAAATGTTCCGCCAGGTGGTCTTCCAGGGCCGGGGCAACGGCCATGGCTTAGGCTTAAGCCAGTGGGGCGCCATGGGGATGGCGGAAAAAGGGTATACTTACCAGCAAATTATTGAACACTATTATAACCAGGACCGCTTTGACGGCCGCTTAAAGATTGCGCCGCTGTAA
- a CDS encoding anti-sigma factor domain-containing protein, translated as MLDAERGLVVARQGNEVIVLTPEGEWRTLHLTGLLPEVGEEVMLPLVKKRPPWQAMMAAAAVILLLFLVLPLARRAMAPPTPGQPAFYINIDINPSIELAVDDRERVLSARGLNSDGEKLLAGVALKDEKAAIAIQVLTREAVRQGYYLPGRQGAMVVTVIPATGAGQEKLAAGDELGQKLTREARNVLQQARVQAVVEAATVQPEIRQHAEATGLSAGKYSILLEALDAGLPVTAADLQKESLARVLARFDTNWEQLLQKLQQDKDLLQKEQQLGATLKRALGQQVPGGNSYGNQRGNERGPREKAENIAGNQDRPGQSSNRNELEVAPGKKGTRFEVFTEKGKSGTPGIPGKSLRPDPNQVDRVDSDKGEKKIGK; from the coding sequence ATGCTTGACGCTGAGCGGGGGCTGGTGGTGGCCAGGCAGGGAAATGAGGTTATTGTTTTGACCCCTGAGGGGGAGTGGCGCACGCTCCACCTGACCGGGCTGCTGCCAGAAGTAGGGGAAGAGGTTATGTTGCCCCTGGTTAAAAAGAGGCCCCCCTGGCAGGCTATGATGGCAGCAGCGGCAGTAATCTTATTGCTTTTTCTGGTCCTCCCCCTGGCGCGCCGGGCGATGGCGCCGCCAACCCCCGGTCAACCGGCCTTTTATATTAATATCGACATCAATCCCAGCATTGAACTGGCGGTGGATGACCGGGAAAGGGTGCTCAGTGCGCGGGGATTAAATAGCGATGGGGAAAAGTTGCTGGCTGGCGTTGCCCTTAAAGATGAAAAAGCAGCTATCGCTATCCAGGTCCTGACCAGGGAAGCCGTGCGCCAGGGTTACTACCTGCCCGGACGCCAGGGAGCCATGGTGGTAACAGTGATCCCTGCTACCGGTGCCGGCCAGGAAAAACTGGCGGCCGGCGATGAACTGGGCCAGAAGTTAACCCGCGAGGCCCGGAATGTCCTGCAGCAGGCCCGGGTCCAGGCGGTAGTGGAGGCGGCTACCGTCCAGCCGGAAATCCGCCAGCACGCTGAAGCTACCGGCCTGTCGGCGGGGAAATACAGCATCCTCCTGGAAGCCCTGGACGCGGGACTCCCGGTTACGGCGGCTGACCTGCAAAAAGAGAGCCTGGCCAGGGTCCTGGCGAGGTTTGACACTAACTGGGAGCAGTTATTGCAAAAGCTGCAGCAAGATAAAGACCTCTTACAAAAGGAACAGCAACTGGGCGCAACCCTCAAGAGAGCCCTGGGGCAACAGGTTCCCGGTGGTAATAGTTATGGCAACCAGCGTGGCAACGAGCGGGGCCCGCGTGAGAAGGCGGAAAATATTGCCGGTAATCAAGACCGGCCGGGGCAGTCATCTAACCGTAACGAACTTGAGGTTGCCCCGGGTAAGAAAGGGACCAGATTTGAGGTGTTCACTGAGAAGGGGAAGAGCGGTACCCCCGGAATTCCAGGGAAATCTTTACGACCCGACCCTAACCAGGTAGATCGGGTAGATAGCGATAAAGGGGAGAAGAAAATTGGGAAATAA
- a CDS encoding CAP domain-containing protein — MRSKCKTLAASLAVLLIVTTLAIVPVTPVQAATYYGNYYAFHFSPQNYLSIRYYRPQPASQPQPAPAPQPQPAPAPVPEPQPAPQPAPAPAPQPAPQPVTGSYQLSQFEQKVVDLVNAERAKAGLKPLAVDLQLAKVARLKAEDMRDNNYFGHESPTYGSFFTMLQKFGITYRTAGENIAAGYRTPEAVVAAWMGSPGHRSNILNPSFTAIGVGYARGGSYGNYWVQEFIGK; from the coding sequence TTGCGGTCTAAATGCAAAACCCTGGCCGCATCCCTGGCTGTATTATTAATTGTCACCACCCTGGCTATCGTACCGGTCACACCTGTTCAAGCTGCAACTTACTATGGTAACTATTATGCTTTCCATTTCTCACCGCAAAATTATTTATCCATCAGGTATTACCGCCCGCAACCGGCATCTCAACCCCAACCGGCCCCGGCACCCCAACCCCAGCCGGCACCGGCTCCAGTTCCCGAACCGCAGCCGGCACCCCAACCGGCACCAGCGCCCGCACCTCAACCTGCACCCCAGCCGGTAACCGGCAGCTACCAGTTAAGCCAGTTTGAGCAGAAGGTCGTTGACCTGGTCAATGCCGAGCGGGCTAAGGCCGGGCTGAAACCGTTAGCCGTAGATCTGCAGCTGGCAAAAGTAGCCCGCCTCAAGGCTGAGGACATGCGGGATAATAATTACTTCGGCCATGAATCGCCTACCTACGGTTCTTTCTTTACCATGTTACAGAAATTCGGTATTACTTACCGTACCGCCGGGGAAAACATTGCCGCCGGCTATCGCACTCCCGAAGCCGTGGTTGCGGCCTGGATGGGTAGCCCCGGCCACCGCAGCAATATCTTAAACCCCAGTTTTACGGCCATTGGCGTTGGTTATGCCCGCGGCGGTAGCTACGGCAACTACTGGGTGCAGGAATTCATCGGGAAGTAG
- the ruvC gene encoding crossover junction endodeoxyribonuclease RuvC, producing the protein MLILGIDPGTAIVGYGLVQAATAGHLQAYAYGCIRTPAGEKASLRLALIYDQLQEIIKKYRPDIMAIEEIFFNKNSRTALAVGQARGVALLAAAHAGLPVAEYTPLEVKQAVAGFGRAPKEQVQRMVQALLGLKSRPDPDDVADALAVAICHASLAPWRQREAGVLQQ; encoded by the coding sequence ATGTTGATCCTGGGAATCGACCCTGGTACAGCCATTGTCGGCTATGGCCTGGTACAGGCGGCGACTGCGGGGCACCTGCAGGCTTATGCCTATGGCTGCATCCGGACGCCGGCAGGGGAAAAAGCAAGCCTGCGCCTGGCCCTGATTTACGACCAACTGCAGGAGATAATAAAAAAATACCGGCCGGATATTATGGCCATTGAAGAAATCTTTTTTAATAAAAATAGCCGCACGGCCCTGGCGGTAGGCCAGGCCCGGGGGGTGGCGTTGCTCGCGGCGGCTCATGCGGGCCTTCCCGTTGCCGAGTATACGCCCCTGGAAGTTAAACAGGCGGTGGCCGGTTTCGGCCGGGCTCCTAAGGAACAGGTCCAGCGGATGGTTCAGGCCCTGCTGGGGCTTAAAAGTCGACCGGACCCCGATGATGTGGCCGATGCCCTGGCCGTGGCCATTTGCCACGCCAGTTTGGCTCCCTGGCGCCAGCGGGAAGCCGGGGTGTTGCAGCAGTGA